In Coregonus clupeaformis isolate EN_2021a chromosome 7, ASM2061545v1, whole genome shotgun sequence, one genomic interval encodes:
- the LOC121569097 gene encoding hemoglobin subunit beta-1, with translation MVDWTDAEKSTISAVWGKVDINELGPLALGRVLIVYPWTQRYFGSFGDISTPAAIMGNPKVAAHGKVVCGALDKAVKNMGNILATYKSLSETHANKLFVDPDNFRVLADVLTIVIAAKFGASFTPEIQATWQKFMKVVVAAMGSRYF, from the exons ATGGTTGACTGGACAGACGCCGAGAAGAGCACCATCAGTGCTGTGTGGGGCAAAGTAGATATCAATGAACTCGGACCACTGGCTCTGGGAAG AGTTCTGATCGTCTACCCCTGGACTCAGCGTTATTTCGGCTCTTTCGGAGATATATCCACTCCCGCTGCAATCATGGGCAACCCCAAAGTTGCTGCTCACGGCAAGGTCGTGTGTGGAGCTCTGGATAAAGCTGTGAAGAACATGGGCAACATCTTGGCCACATACAAGTCACTGAGCGAGACCCATGCCAACAAACTCTTCGTCGACCCTGACAATTTCAGG GTGTTGGCTGACGTCCTCACAATTGTCATTGCCGCCAAGTTCGGAGCCTCTTTCACTCCTGAAATCCAGGCAACCTGGCAGAAGTTCATGAAAGTGGTTGTCGCAGCCATGGGCAGTCGGTATTTCTAA
- the LOC121569100 gene encoding hemoglobin subunit alpha: protein MSLTAKDKTLVKAFWGKVSGKADVVGAEALGRMLTAYPQTKTYFSHWADLSPGSAPVKKHGSTIMGAIGNAVGMIDDLVGGLSALSDLHAFKMRVDPGNFKILSHNILVTLAVHFPADFTPEVHIAVDKFLAALSAALADKYR, encoded by the exons ATGAGTCTGACAGCCAAGGACAAAACTCTGGTCAAGGCCTTCTGGGGCAAGGTTAGTGGAAAGGCAGATGTCGTCGGCGCTGAGGCTTTGGGAAG GATGCTAACCGCCTACCCCCAGACTAAGACCTACTTCTCCCACTGGGCAGACCTGAGCCCCGGCTCTGCCCCAGTCAAGAAGCATGGAAGCACCATCATGGGTGCAATTGGTAATGCTGTTGGAATGATCGACGACCTCGTCGGTGGACTGAGTGCTCTCAGCGATTTGCACGCATTCAAGATGCGCGTTGACCCTGGCAATTTCAAG ATTCTGTCCCACAACATACTTGTGACCCTGGCTGTTCACTTCCCTGCGGATTTCACTCCCGAAGTGCACATTGCTGTGGATAAATTCCTTGCAGCCTTGTCCGCTGCCCTGGCTGACAAATACAGATAA